A DNA window from Pleurodeles waltl isolate 20211129_DDA chromosome 12, aPleWal1.hap1.20221129, whole genome shotgun sequence contains the following coding sequences:
- the LOC138268756 gene encoding thyroid receptor-interacting protein 6-like isoform X2 yields the protein MQGISLERGSYRPSSIDAEIDSLTSMLADMESSGPRRQPEPQGYDAMTHSSGATHASHASKASTAYKPKQVAYGATANTGSYGMDRKTSGYGASPQAATYSVSSTTNSSYNPSPAESHGASLTGGYGVSQLPKPYPQPMPASYTTASSSTSPAFNVQVKVAQPVTNYSEPRRKAEQAYGPPSPRHMGSGYTPQQATDPPFRAQQTSEQSYRGPQAMESPYRGPSTMEPSYRGHHTTEPSYRGSPTMDPSYRGPQANEQSFRGPHTNEPPYRGPQNTEYSYRMQSTEPPYRGPQAAEPPYRGPQAAEPPYRGPQAAEPPYRGPQAAEPPYRGPQAAEPPYRGPQAAEPPYRGPQAAEPPYRGPQAAEPPYRGPQAAEPPYRGPQAAEPPYRGPQAAEAMYRGPQAAEPSYRGPTITEPPYRAPQTVEPSYRGPQASEPSYRGPQASEPSYRGPQASEPSYRGLQMAEPSYREPQSTEQAFRGSQPRGMQGNDLSYRTSQNVESSYRGPQTTELAHRASLHNADVSNRAQQSRYPEMGPGQNWYQTSSYPGGADSGYSVTEVPQDRKFGQLPSKKAEGDQYSAGTKVSVQQPGVVSRVNREQTALSSGGSAGYHQQGSSSRSEEELDRLTKKLVHDMNHPPTGEYFGRCSRCGENVVGDGTGCIAMDQVFHEDCFTCISCNCRLRGQPFYAIEKKSYCEACYIVTLEKCSMCAKPILDRILRAMGQAYHPQCFICVVCRRCLDGVPFTVDATSQIHCIDDFHRKFAPRCSVCGNAIMPEPGQEETVRIVALDRSFHINCYKCEECGLLLSSEGEGRGCYPLDGHILCKSCSARRIQELSSKITTDC from the exons GGCATCTCCCTCGAAAGGGGCAGCTACCGCCCCTCCAGCATTGATGCAGAAATAGACTCCCTCACCAGCATGCTGGCCGATATGGAGAGCAGTGGGCCCCGGCGGCAACCGGAGCCTCAG ggtTATGATGCGATGACACACTCATCAGGTGCAACTCATGCGTCGCATGCCTCCAAAGCTTCTACAGCTTACAAACCGAAGCAAGTTGCTTATGGGGCAACAGCTAATACTGGATCATATGGGATGGATCGAAAGACATCAGGATATGGGGCATCTCCGCAGGCTGCCACATATTCAGTCTCTTCTACGACTAACTCTTCCTACAACCCTTCACCAGCTGAGTCACATGGGGCATCCCTgacagggggttatggggtgtctCAGTTGCCGAAACCTTATCCGCAGCCAATGCCAGCATCTTACACTACTGCCTCGTCCTCCACCAGTCCCGCTTTTAACGTCCAGGTCAAGGTGGCCCAGCCGGTGACGAACTATTCAGAGCCACGCCGGAAAGCAGAGCAAGCCTATGGCCCACCATCACCGCGTCACATGGGGTCCGGCTACACCCCACAGCAAGCTACCGACCCACCCTTCAGAGCACAGCAGACTTCTGAACAGTCTTATAGAGGACCTCAGGCCATGGAGTCCCCCTACAGAGGACCTTCAACCATGGAACCCTCCTACAGAGGACATCACACTACAGAGCCATCCTACAGAGGATCCCCAACCATGGATCCCTCCTACAGAGGACCTCAGGCCAACGAACAGTCTTTTAGAGGACCTCACACCAATGAACCACCCTACAGAGGACCGCAAAACACAGAATATTCCTACAGAATGCAGAGCACTGAGCCACCGTACAGAGGACCGCAGGCAGCTGAGCCACCGTACAGAGGACCGCAGGCAGCTGAGCCACCGTACAGAGGTCCTCAGGCAGCTGAGCCACCGTACAGAGGTCCTCAGGCAGCTGAGCCACCGTACAGAGGTCCTCAGGCAGCTGAGCCACCGTACAGAGGTCCTCAGGCAGCTGAGCCACCGTACAGAGGTCCTCAGGCAGCTGAGCCACCGTACAGAGGTCCTCAGGCAGCTGAGCCACCGTACAGAGGTCCTCAGGCAGCTGAGCCACCGTACAGAGGTCCTCAGGCAGCTGAGCCACCGTACAGAGGTCCTCAGGCAGCTGAGGCAATGTACAGAGGCCCACAGGCAGCTGAGCCATCCTACAGAGGACCTACAATAACAGAGCCACCATACAGAGCACCCCAAACAGTTGAGCCATCATACAGAGGACCTCAGGCATCTGAGCCATCATACAGAGGACCTCAGGCATCTGAGCCATCATACAGAGGACCTCAGGCATCTGAGCCATCATACCGTGGGCTTCAGATGGCTGAACCATCGTACAGAGAACCTCAGTCGACTGAGCAGGCCTTCAGAGGTTCTCAGCCTAGAGGAATGCAAGGCAATGATCTGTCATATAGAACCTCACAGAACGTTGAGTCTTCTTACAGAGGACCACAGACTACAGAGTTGGCCCACAGAGCATCTTTGCACAACGCAGATGTGTCGAATAGAGCACAGCAGAGTCGATATCCAGAGATGGGACCAGGTCAGAACTGGTACCAGACCTCCTCCTATCCTGGTGGAGCGGATTCAGGATACAGTGTCACTGAGGTTCCACAGGATAGGAAATTTGGACAGCTACCTTCTAAGAAGGCAGAAGGTGACCAATACAGTGCAGGAACAAAGGTTTCTGTGCAACAGCCGGGGGTAGTCAGCAGAGTGAACCGAGAACAGACGGCCCTGTCATCTGGGGGATCAGCAGGATACCATCAACAG GGGTCCTCAAGTCGGTCTGAAGAGGAACTTGACAGACTGACGAAGAAACTTGTCCACGACATGAACCACCCTCCAACAGGAGAGTACTTTG GCCGCTGCTCTCGCTGCGGAGAGAACGTGGTGGGGGATGGCACCGGCTGTATTGCAATGGACCAGGTCTTCCATGAGGACTGTTTCACCTGCATTAGCTGCAACTGCCGCCTACGTGGGCAACCCTTCTACGCCATCGAAAAGAAatcctactgtgaggcctgttacaTT GTGACATTGGAAAAGTGCTCTATGTGTGCCAAACCCATCCTAGACCGGATTCTGCGAGCTATGGGCCAAGCCTATCACCCGCAATGCTTCATCTGTGTGGTTTGCAGGCGCTGCCTAGACGGTGTACCCTTCACTGTGGATGCCACCAGCCAGATCCACTGCATTGATGACTTTCACCG CAAATTTGCGCCACGTTGTTCTGTTTGTGGAAATGCCATCATGccagagccagggcaggaagagacgGTGAGAATTGTCGCCCTGGATCGAAGTTTTCACATTAACTGCTACAAGTGTGAG GAGTGTGGTCTCTTGCTCTCCTCCGAAGGAGAGGGCAGGGGCTGCTACCCGCTTGATGGCCACATTCTATGCAAGAGCTGCAGTGCCCGGCGGATCCAGGAGCTTTCTTCCAAGATCACGACGGATTGCTAA
- the LOC138268756 gene encoding thyroid receptor-interacting protein 6-like isoform X3 produces MHSYYGKIQEVGYDAMTHSSGATHASHASKASTAYKPKQVAYGATANTGSYGMDRKTSGYGASPQAATYSVSSTTNSSYNPSPAESHGASLTGGYGVSQLPKPYPQPMPASYTTASSSTSPAFNVQVKVAQPVTNYSEPRRKAEQAYGPPSPRHMGSGYTPQQATDPPFRAQQTSEQSYRGPQAMESPYRGPSTMEPSYRGHHTTEPSYRGSPTMDPSYRGPQANEQSFRGPHTNEPPYRGPQNTEYSYRMQSTEPPYRGPQAAEPPYRGPQAAEPPYRGPQAAEPPYRGPQAAEPPYRGPQAAEPPYRGPQAAEPPYRGPQAAEPPYRGPQAAEPPYRGPQAAEPPYRGPQAAEPPYRGPQAAEAMYRGPQAAEPSYRGPTITEPPYRAPQTVEPSYRGPQASEPSYRGPQASEPSYRGPQASEPSYRGLQMAEPSYREPQSTEQAFRGSQPRGMQGNDLSYRTSQNVESSYRGPQTTELAHRASLHNADVSNRAQQSRYPEMGPGQNWYQTSSYPGGADSGYSVTEVPQDRKFGQLPSKKAEGDQYSAGTKVSVQQPGVVSRVNREQTALSSGGSAGYHQQGSSSRSEEELDRLTKKLVHDMNHPPTGEYFGRCSRCGENVVGDGTGCIAMDQVFHEDCFTCISCNCRLRGQPFYAIEKKSYCEACYIVTLEKCSMCAKPILDRILRAMGQAYHPQCFICVVCRRCLDGVPFTVDATSQIHCIDDFHRKFAPRCSVCGNAIMPEPGQEETVRIVALDRSFHINCYKCEECGLLLSSEGEGRGCYPLDGHILCKSCSARRIQELSSKITTDC; encoded by the exons ATGCATTCTTACTATGGAAAGATACAAGAAGTG ggtTATGATGCGATGACACACTCATCAGGTGCAACTCATGCGTCGCATGCCTCCAAAGCTTCTACAGCTTACAAACCGAAGCAAGTTGCTTATGGGGCAACAGCTAATACTGGATCATATGGGATGGATCGAAAGACATCAGGATATGGGGCATCTCCGCAGGCTGCCACATATTCAGTCTCTTCTACGACTAACTCTTCCTACAACCCTTCACCAGCTGAGTCACATGGGGCATCCCTgacagggggttatggggtgtctCAGTTGCCGAAACCTTATCCGCAGCCAATGCCAGCATCTTACACTACTGCCTCGTCCTCCACCAGTCCCGCTTTTAACGTCCAGGTCAAGGTGGCCCAGCCGGTGACGAACTATTCAGAGCCACGCCGGAAAGCAGAGCAAGCCTATGGCCCACCATCACCGCGTCACATGGGGTCCGGCTACACCCCACAGCAAGCTACCGACCCACCCTTCAGAGCACAGCAGACTTCTGAACAGTCTTATAGAGGACCTCAGGCCATGGAGTCCCCCTACAGAGGACCTTCAACCATGGAACCCTCCTACAGAGGACATCACACTACAGAGCCATCCTACAGAGGATCCCCAACCATGGATCCCTCCTACAGAGGACCTCAGGCCAACGAACAGTCTTTTAGAGGACCTCACACCAATGAACCACCCTACAGAGGACCGCAAAACACAGAATATTCCTACAGAATGCAGAGCACTGAGCCACCGTACAGAGGACCGCAGGCAGCTGAGCCACCGTACAGAGGACCGCAGGCAGCTGAGCCACCGTACAGAGGTCCTCAGGCAGCTGAGCCACCGTACAGAGGTCCTCAGGCAGCTGAGCCACCGTACAGAGGTCCTCAGGCAGCTGAGCCACCGTACAGAGGTCCTCAGGCAGCTGAGCCACCGTACAGAGGTCCTCAGGCAGCTGAGCCACCGTACAGAGGTCCTCAGGCAGCTGAGCCACCGTACAGAGGTCCTCAGGCAGCTGAGCCACCGTACAGAGGTCCTCAGGCAGCTGAGCCACCGTACAGAGGTCCTCAGGCAGCTGAGGCAATGTACAGAGGCCCACAGGCAGCTGAGCCATCCTACAGAGGACCTACAATAACAGAGCCACCATACAGAGCACCCCAAACAGTTGAGCCATCATACAGAGGACCTCAGGCATCTGAGCCATCATACAGAGGACCTCAGGCATCTGAGCCATCATACAGAGGACCTCAGGCATCTGAGCCATCATACCGTGGGCTTCAGATGGCTGAACCATCGTACAGAGAACCTCAGTCGACTGAGCAGGCCTTCAGAGGTTCTCAGCCTAGAGGAATGCAAGGCAATGATCTGTCATATAGAACCTCACAGAACGTTGAGTCTTCTTACAGAGGACCACAGACTACAGAGTTGGCCCACAGAGCATCTTTGCACAACGCAGATGTGTCGAATAGAGCACAGCAGAGTCGATATCCAGAGATGGGACCAGGTCAGAACTGGTACCAGACCTCCTCCTATCCTGGTGGAGCGGATTCAGGATACAGTGTCACTGAGGTTCCACAGGATAGGAAATTTGGACAGCTACCTTCTAAGAAGGCAGAAGGTGACCAATACAGTGCAGGAACAAAGGTTTCTGTGCAACAGCCGGGGGTAGTCAGCAGAGTGAACCGAGAACAGACGGCCCTGTCATCTGGGGGATCAGCAGGATACCATCAACAG GGGTCCTCAAGTCGGTCTGAAGAGGAACTTGACAGACTGACGAAGAAACTTGTCCACGACATGAACCACCCTCCAACAGGAGAGTACTTTG GCCGCTGCTCTCGCTGCGGAGAGAACGTGGTGGGGGATGGCACCGGCTGTATTGCAATGGACCAGGTCTTCCATGAGGACTGTTTCACCTGCATTAGCTGCAACTGCCGCCTACGTGGGCAACCCTTCTACGCCATCGAAAAGAAatcctactgtgaggcctgttacaTT GTGACATTGGAAAAGTGCTCTATGTGTGCCAAACCCATCCTAGACCGGATTCTGCGAGCTATGGGCCAAGCCTATCACCCGCAATGCTTCATCTGTGTGGTTTGCAGGCGCTGCCTAGACGGTGTACCCTTCACTGTGGATGCCACCAGCCAGATCCACTGCATTGATGACTTTCACCG CAAATTTGCGCCACGTTGTTCTGTTTGTGGAAATGCCATCATGccagagccagggcaggaagagacgGTGAGAATTGTCGCCCTGGATCGAAGTTTTCACATTAACTGCTACAAGTGTGAG GAGTGTGGTCTCTTGCTCTCCTCCGAAGGAGAGGGCAGGGGCTGCTACCCGCTTGATGGCCACATTCTATGCAAGAGCTGCAGTGCCCGGCGGATCCAGGAGCTTTCTTCCAAGATCACGACGGATTGCTAA